The Streptomyces sp. NBC_01268 genome segment CGACGCGCCGCGCCCCGGTGCCTGGCCCGGGGCCGCCAAGCCCGGCGGCGGTGCGCCCGGCGCCTGGCCGGGAGCCGCCGTGCCCGCGGCGGCGCCCGTGCAGCAGGCCCCGGCCTCCGCCCCGCAGGCCGCCGCCCAGCCCGCCGCCCCGGCGGCCGGAGGCAGCATGGCCGCGGGCGCCGCCCAGGTGCGCAACATGTGGCCGCAGATCCTGGAGGCGGTCAAGGGCCGGCGGCGTTTCACCTGGATCCTGCTCTCGCAGAACGCCCAGGTCGCCGGCTTCGACGGCACCACCCTCCAGCTCGGCTTCCTCAACGCGGGCGCCCGGGACAACTTCGCGAGCAGCGGCAGCGAGGACGTGCTGAAGGCCGCCCTCGCCGAGCAGTTCAACGTGAACTGGCGCGTCGAGGCGATCATCGACCCCTCAGGCGGTGCCGCCGCGCCGCCCGGCGCCGGAGGGTTCTCCGGCGGGGGCGCTCCCGGCGGCGGTTTCGGCGGTGGCGGCTTCGGCGGCCGACCGGCCGCGCCCGCTCCCGCGCAGGCCGCACCGCCCGTGCAGCAGGCCCCGGCTCCGGCCCCCGCTCCCGTGCAGGCCCCGCCGCCGGTCCAGCAGGCCCCGGCCCCCGTCCACACGCCGCAGGCGCCGCCGCCCGTCGCGCCCGAGGACGACGTGCCGGAGGAGGACGATCCGGACCTCGTGGACTCCGCGCTCTCCGGCCACGACCTGATCGTGCGCGAGCTCGGCGCGACGGTCCTGGAGGAATACACCAACGAGTAGCGGCGTCTCGCTCGGTGGCCCGCACAAGGAGCACCCGGCCCCGCGGGCTACCCTGGCTGGCGTGAAGGTCCTCGTCATCGGCGGCGGCGCCCGCGAACATGCCCTGTGCCGCTCCCTCTCTCTCGATCCCGACGTCACCGCTCTGCACTGCGCGCCCGGCAACGCCGGAATCGCCGAGGTCGCCGAGCTGCACGCCGTCGACCAGCTCGACGGCGACGCCGTCGCCCGCCTGGCCACCGAGCTCGGCGCCGAACTCGTCGTCGTCGGCCCGGAGGCCCCGCTCGTCGCGGGCGTCGCCGACGCCGTCCGCGCCGCCGGCATCCCCGCCTTCGGCCCGTCCCAGGAGGCGGCGCTGCTGGAGGGCTCCAAGGCGTTCGCCAAGGACGTCATGGCCGGGGCCGGCGTCCCGACCGCCCGCAGCTACGTCTGCACCACCCCCGAGGAGATCGACGAGGCGCTGGACGCCTTCGGCGCTCCGTACGTCGTGAAGGACGACGGCCTCGCCGCCGGCAAGGGCGTCGTGGTCACCGAGGACCTGGCGCAGGCCCGGGAGCACGCCCTCGCCTGCGACCGCGTCGTGATCGAGGAGTTCCTGGACGGCCCCGAGGTCTCCCTCTTCGCCATCACCGACGGCACCACCGTCCTCCCGCTCCAGCCCGCGCAGGACTTCAAGCGCGCGCTCGACGGCGACGAGGGCCCGAACACCGGTGGCATGGGCGCCTACTCGCCGCTGCCGTGGGCCGACCCCAAGCTGGTCGACGAGGTCATGGCGACGGTCCTGCAGCCGACCGTCGACGAGCTGCGCCGCCGCGGCACCCCGTTCTCCGGTCTGCTGTACGCGGGCCTGGCGATCACCAGCCGCGGCGTGCGGGTGATCGAGTTCAACGCGCGCTTCGGCGACCCGGAGACCCAGGTCGTGCTGGCCCGCCTCCGCACCCCGCTCGCGGGCGTCCTCCTGAACGCCGCCAACGGCACCCTCGAGGACCAGCCGCCGCTCGCCTGGCGCGACGACGCCGCCGTGACCGTGGTCGTGGCCGCGCACAACTACCCGGGCACCCCGCGCACCGGCGACCCGATCGACGGCCTGGCCGAGGTCGCCGCGACGGACGCCCCGGAGGCGTACGTGCTGCACGCCGGCACCAAGCGGGACGGCGACGCCGTCGTCAGCGCCGGCGGCCGCGTGCTGTCGGTGACCGCCACCGGTACGGACCTGGCGCAGGCCCGTGAGCGCGCGTACGCGGCAGTCGGCCGCATCCGCCTTGACGGTTCCCAGCACCGTACGGACATCGCCCTCAAGGCCTCCGGGGCCTGAGCGAACCGGAATCAACCGCTGTAGCGCGGGATAAAGCAGGATCAAGCAGTACGAAAGCGCGGCCGTGCAGTGAACAGCACGGCCGCGCTGCCGTCATCACCTTTACCCAAAGCCATTCCATCGAGTGACGGTTCGCCCGTCTGGATGACGCCGATCGAAGCCCCAACTAGGGTGCGGCGAGGGCGTTCCGACGGTGTTCCGGCACTTGGCCCACCGGCATTGCGATGTCGGTGGCGGATGCCACAGTGGGGGAGTGAGC includes the following:
- the purD gene encoding phosphoribosylamine--glycine ligase codes for the protein MKVLVIGGGAREHALCRSLSLDPDVTALHCAPGNAGIAEVAELHAVDQLDGDAVARLATELGAELVVVGPEAPLVAGVADAVRAAGIPAFGPSQEAALLEGSKAFAKDVMAGAGVPTARSYVCTTPEEIDEALDAFGAPYVVKDDGLAAGKGVVVTEDLAQAREHALACDRVVIEEFLDGPEVSLFAITDGTTVLPLQPAQDFKRALDGDEGPNTGGMGAYSPLPWADPKLVDEVMATVLQPTVDELRRRGTPFSGLLYAGLAITSRGVRVIEFNARFGDPETQVVLARLRTPLAGVLLNAANGTLEDQPPLAWRDDAAVTVVVAAHNYPGTPRTGDPIDGLAEVAATDAPEAYVLHAGTKRDGDAVVSAGGRVLSVTATGTDLAQARERAYAAVGRIRLDGSQHRTDIALKASGA